One Bacteroidia bacterium genomic region harbors:
- a CDS encoding amino acid permease codes for MNRFWAKKSIEKLIDESSKEHNNLKRTLGASALIALGIGAIIGAGLFSITGAAAANNAGPSVTISFIIAAIACGFAGLCYAEFASMIPVAGSAYTYSYATMGEFIAWIIGWDLVLEYAVGAATVAISWSRYFVKFLSYFNIDLPVFLTLSPFDTVSLSNGDTVSGFINIPAIFIVVAMSLVLIRGTKESALVNGIIVLLKVAVVLIFITIGWGFINESNYTPYIPENTGNFGSYGWSGIFRAAGIIFFAYIGFDAVSTAAQEAKNPKRDMPIGILVSLLICTVLYILFAHVMTGVANYTAYQGADGIAPVAVAIEHMGKPDASGAIIPAYPWLNKAIVIAILAGYASVIMVMLLGQSRVFYSMSSDGLLPGFFSAVHHRFGTPFKSNLFFMLFVSLFAGFVPANIVGEMTSIGTLLAFIVVCAGIIVLRYKQPNAPRSFKTPFVPLIPALGIVCCLLMMLSLPGETWLRLFAWLMIGLIIYFSYGLKKSKIRD; via the coding sequence ATGAATCGATTTTGGGCTAAAAAATCAATCGAAAAGTTAATAGACGAATCTTCTAAGGAGCATAACAATTTGAAGCGGACGTTAGGTGCTTCGGCGTTAATTGCCTTAGGTATTGGTGCAATTATAGGAGCCGGGCTATTCTCTATAACGGGTGCTGCTGCGGCAAATAACGCAGGACCTTCTGTTACTATATCGTTCATCATTGCAGCTATTGCCTGTGGTTTTGCCGGCCTTTGTTATGCAGAATTTGCGTCTATGATACCCGTTGCCGGAAGTGCATATACATATTCCTACGCTACTATGGGAGAATTTATAGCTTGGATTATTGGCTGGGACTTAGTATTAGAGTATGCAGTGGGGGCTGCAACCGTAGCTATTAGCTGGTCAAGATATTTTGTGAAGTTTTTATCTTACTTTAATATAGACCTGCCGGTTTTTTTGACGCTATCACCTTTCGATACCGTTTCTTTATCAAATGGAGATACTGTGTCAGGGTTCATTAATATACCTGCTATATTCATTGTAGTAGCTATGTCTCTGGTCTTAATAAGAGGCACTAAGGAATCTGCCTTAGTTAATGGAATAATAGTTTTACTCAAGGTGGCGGTAGTGTTGATTTTTATTACGATTGGTTGGGGATTTATTAATGAAAGTAATTACACTCCCTATATCCCTGAAAACACGGGAAACTTTGGGAGTTACGGTTGGAGTGGGATTTTTAGGGCTGCGGGGATTATCTTTTTTGCCTATATTGGTTTTGATGCCGTATCTACTGCTGCCCAAGAGGCCAAAAATCCCAAACGAGATATGCCTATCGGTATTTTGGTGTCATTACTTATATGTACGGTACTTTATATTTTATTTGCTCACGTGATGACTGGTGTTGCTAATTACACAGCTTATCAAGGTGCTGACGGTATCGCGCCGGTTGCAGTTGCAATTGAGCACATGGGAAAACCGGATGCTTCAGGTGCCATTATTCCGGCTTATCCGTGGCTAAATAAAGCCATTGTTATAGCTATCCTGGCCGGATACGCCTCGGTAATTATGGTAATGCTCCTCGGGCAGTCAAGGGTATTTTATTCAATGAGCAGTGACGGATTATTACCGGGATTTTTCTCAGCAGTTCATCATAGATTTGGAACTCCCTTTAAGTCAAACTTATTTTTCATGCTTTTTGTAAGCCTCTTTGCCGGATTTGTCCCTGCTAACATCGTGGGTGAAATGACCAGCATCGGAACATTACTTGCCTTTATAGTTGTATGCGCCGGCATTATAGTCCTTCGATACAAACAACCAAACGCACCTCGCTCTTTTAAAACACCCTTTGTCCCACTAATTCCTGCATTGGGAATCGTCTGCTGCTTGCTAATGATGCTATCTTTACCCGGAGAAACATGGCTGAGGTTATTCGCTTGGCTTATGATAGGTTTAATAATTTACTTTTCTTATGGATTGAAAAAAAGCAAAATAAGAGATTGA
- a CDS encoding DUF1571 domain-containing protein has product MPFWLFGLLFLSLSCADILAQTPSKLEMTQKLLHAIDNVSTLRYRFKKYERHKDKLLYEEMDVRLARNPFRVYLYQYTPNKGAEVLYTAKESPNKALVNPGKFPYINLSLDPYGSILLEGQHHPLMHTGFDRFAEIIRVALKKYQKNLDEVFTIEGSLVWNQIDCYKVVLTPINFSWIDYTVKPGEDLWKIEKELGLSAHMILEKNPTIKHQRDIKAGQVIKIPTDYAKRTVLYVDKRTYLPIVQFIYDDKGLFEQYEHHNLELNPKMLPDEFTKECKSYHF; this is encoded by the coding sequence ATGCCCTTTTGGTTATTCGGATTATTGTTTTTGAGTTTAAGTTGTGCTGATATTTTAGCCCAAACACCCTCAAAGTTAGAGATGACACAAAAATTGCTTCATGCAATAGATAATGTTTCTACACTTCGCTATCGGTTCAAGAAATATGAACGGCATAAAGATAAACTGCTCTACGAAGAAATGGATGTTCGTTTAGCCAGAAATCCTTTTCGTGTTTATTTATACCAATATACACCCAACAAGGGAGCAGAGGTCTTATATACTGCCAAAGAATCCCCGAACAAAGCATTGGTAAATCCGGGCAAATTTCCCTATATCAATCTTTCCTTAGATCCGTATGGCTCTATTTTATTAGAAGGGCAGCACCACCCGCTTATGCACACAGGTTTTGATAGATTTGCAGAAATCATACGGGTAGCCCTAAAAAAATATCAAAAAAACTTAGATGAAGTCTTTACAATCGAAGGCTCTCTGGTCTGGAATCAAATAGATTGCTACAAAGTAGTGCTAACTCCAATTAACTTTTCGTGGATAGATTACACTGTGAAACCCGGAGAAGACCTCTGGAAAATTGAAAAAGAATTAGGGCTAAGCGCACACATGATCTTAGAAAAAAACCCCACAATAAAACATCAACGCGATATAAAAGCCGGACAAGTAATCAAAATCCCCACAGATTACGCCAAAAGAACCGTTCTCTATGTTGATAAAAGAACTTACCTCCCAATAGTTCAATTTATTTATGACGATAAAGGTCTCTTTGAGCAATACGAACACCATAATTTAGAGCTAAACCCCAAAATGCTCCCAGATGAATTTACCAAAGAATGTAAATCATATCATTTTTGA
- a CDS encoding SAM-dependent chlorinase/fluorinase, translated as MGNITITSDFGYSGTAAAELLGVLRQFFPNDNITEVTHETTHGDIVQLTALVRRLYRYYPTGTIHLLAADEGYSAYHKGLLITYWQEQFWVAPDNGTLFVLTENSRQPTHWIEPIQEHWPWLYAKAAQQIYNNSKLTDIQLHKNPMVKLWPYPTTTKDSINGTVLYADKQGNFITNISRQEMESVGKNRPAKLFIRSAKQEIIYKSLFETPNGNIYVGFGSNDLLKVCIRNGEAFKLLSAEKEDLFTIEFSPINDNPDKENPKYNLSFSIENEIHHIKP; from the coding sequence ATGGGAAATATCACGATTACGTCAGATTTTGGATATAGCGGAACGGCTGCTGCCGAACTACTGGGCGTATTACGGCAGTTTTTTCCCAATGATAATATTACCGAAGTTACACACGAAACCACACACGGAGATATTGTTCAATTAACTGCCTTAGTAAGAAGATTATACCGCTATTACCCTACCGGAACCATACATTTATTAGCTGCTGACGAAGGATATTCTGCTTACCACAAAGGACTTTTAATCACTTACTGGCAAGAACAATTTTGGGTAGCACCGGATAACGGTACTTTATTTGTCTTGACCGAAAACAGCAGACAACCGACTCACTGGATAGAGCCTATCCAAGAACATTGGCCTTGGTTATATGCAAAAGCAGCTCAACAGATTTACAATAACTCAAAATTAACTGATATTCAGTTACATAAAAACCCAATGGTTAAGCTTTGGCCGTATCCAACAACTACCAAAGACTCTATAAACGGAACTGTTTTGTATGCTGATAAACAAGGTAACTTCATTACCAATATTTCCCGCCAAGAAATGGAATCTGTGGGGAAAAATAGACCGGCAAAACTATTTATTCGTTCTGCTAAGCAAGAAATTATCTATAAAAGCCTTTTTGAAACCCCAAATGGAAATATTTATGTAGGCTTTGGCTCAAATGATTTACTCAAAGTGTGCATCCGAAACGGAGAAGCCTTTAAATTGTTATCTGCCGAAAAAGAAGACTTATTTACAATTGAATTTAGCCCAATAAATGATAACCCCGATAAAGAAAACCCAAAGTATAATCTCTCTTTTTCTATAGAAAACGAAATACACCACATAAAACCCTAA
- a CDS encoding ATP-binding cassette domain-containing protein has translation MNEKLVEALMHLFAVIAKEDSVTAEEVSVVRSFLQQQLTHDSANHYLGIFERFASETQSETVEELCHKVNSELTQKQKIIVIVRLIELVNADKSISQVEQDAIHTAADILNIKDHEYKIISDFVLHQTPKELVIPEMLSIGDSALQESQNPLNIFAHGFSGYISVLRIPSVETYILRFFGEQETTVNGLALLPDQVYFFAPGSVIRYPKHNPIYYSDVVSRFLSDDKQPKVVFEADKVTFRFPNGKIGLHNINIREESGKLIGLMGASGAGKSTLLNVLNGSYKPSSGEIRINSINIHQNSKATEGVIGYVSQDDLLMEDLTVYENLYYNAKLCFDKLSPEELDKLTLKTLQNLGLLEAKDLKVGNPLNKKISGGQRKRLNIGLELIREPGVLFVDEPTSGLSSRDSENIMDLLKELSLRGKLIFVVIHQPSSDIFKMFDKLFIMDVGGYPIYYGNPVEAVSYFKAEVNHVNAQTAECSECGNVNPEQIFNIIETKVLDENGNFTNQRKISSQEWYERFLQKIKLPEVSSQKDKPISTLSIPNWWKQCKVFITRDVLSKISNTSYLVINFLEAPLLALVLAFIVRYYNTDASNTLGYNLYENLNLPAYMFMCILVALFMGLTVSAEEILRDRRILKREAFLNLSRQSYLLSKILILFVVSAIQTFSFVIIGNTVLSLSDMTVDYWLVLFTVSCFANMLGLNISATFDSAVTIYILIPILLIPQIILSGVIVRFDKLNPAIASVGSVPLAGEMMASRWAYEALAVNQFKSNDYEKNFYTIEKRMSEAQYKQNYWLRKLESKIDFCLDHIQDPKEKNTVTQYLSLIKEELTRELSRFSGQKFPFLEDLTPEKFTEKTAQDAREVFTALHKLYSKKFNEANADKDKKIQELGEGNSEKFLEIKMKNHNESLADLVTNKTDNTKILEIDNKLIQQMDPIFLDPQSISNPLDFRTHFFAPTKHFLGKLYDTFSFNLLFIWVLSVVMYITLYFETFRWLIDKGSNLAQRKKF, from the coding sequence ATGAATGAAAAACTTGTAGAGGCACTAATGCACTTATTTGCAGTAATAGCAAAAGAAGATAGTGTAACGGCAGAAGAGGTTTCCGTAGTAAGGTCGTTTCTGCAGCAGCAACTCACCCATGATTCTGCGAACCATTATCTTGGTATTTTTGAACGATTTGCCTCCGAAACCCAATCTGAAACAGTTGAAGAGTTATGCCACAAAGTAAACTCAGAACTCACCCAGAAGCAAAAAATTATCGTTATCGTTCGTTTAATAGAGTTGGTAAATGCTGATAAAAGTATTTCTCAAGTAGAGCAAGACGCAATTCATACGGCAGCAGATATTCTGAACATAAAAGACCATGAATATAAGATTATCAGTGATTTTGTTTTGCATCAAACGCCCAAGGAGTTGGTTATTCCGGAGATGCTTTCTATTGGAGATAGCGCCTTGCAGGAAAGCCAGAATCCGCTCAATATTTTTGCGCATGGTTTTTCAGGTTATATTTCAGTGCTGCGGATTCCCAGCGTAGAAACCTACATTTTACGGTTCTTTGGTGAGCAAGAAACTACCGTTAATGGCTTGGCGTTGCTTCCAGACCAAGTTTACTTTTTTGCACCGGGTAGCGTTATTCGCTATCCTAAACATAACCCAATTTATTACAGCGATGTAGTTAGCCGCTTTTTGAGTGATGATAAACAACCTAAGGTCGTTTTTGAAGCCGATAAAGTTACCTTCCGTTTCCCGAACGGAAAAATCGGGCTGCATAATATCAATATCCGCGAAGAATCCGGTAAACTAATCGGACTTATGGGGGCCAGCGGAGCCGGAAAATCAACGTTATTAAACGTATTAAATGGAAGCTATAAGCCATCTTCAGGTGAAATCCGCATAAATAGCATCAATATCCACCAAAATAGCAAAGCTACGGAAGGCGTTATCGGCTATGTCTCCCAAGATGATTTGCTCATGGAGGATTTAACCGTTTATGAAAATCTATACTATAACGCAAAACTCTGTTTTGATAAATTATCCCCTGAAGAGTTAGATAAACTTACCTTAAAGACATTACAGAACTTAGGCTTGTTAGAAGCCAAAGACCTGAAAGTAGGAAACCCATTAAATAAAAAAATCAGCGGTGGCCAAAGAAAACGCTTAAACATTGGCTTAGAGCTGATTCGAGAACCGGGAGTTCTCTTTGTGGATGAACCTACATCCGGCTTGTCTTCCAGAGATTCTGAAAATATCATGGACTTACTTAAAGAACTTTCTTTACGCGGAAAGCTAATCTTCGTAGTCATCCATCAACCTTCATCGGATATTTTCAAAATGTTCGATAAACTTTTTATCATGGATGTAGGCGGATATCCAATCTATTACGGCAATCCGGTAGAAGCCGTCAGCTATTTCAAAGCCGAAGTAAATCACGTAAATGCACAAACTGCTGAATGTTCCGAATGCGGAAACGTAAATCCAGAACAAATATTTAACATAATAGAAACCAAAGTATTAGACGAAAACGGAAACTTTACCAATCAACGTAAAATCAGCTCCCAAGAATGGTACGAACGGTTTCTGCAAAAAATAAAACTACCGGAAGTAAGCTCACAGAAAGATAAACCCATCAGCACCCTGAGCATCCCCAACTGGTGGAAACAATGTAAAGTTTTTATTACCAGAGATGTTCTTTCCAAAATCAGTAACACTTCTTATTTAGTTATCAACTTTTTAGAAGCGCCGCTCTTGGCTTTGGTATTAGCATTTATTGTAAGATATTACAATACAGATGCTTCTAATACCTTGGGTTACAATTTATATGAAAACCTAAACCTACCGGCCTATATGTTTATGTGCATTTTGGTTGCGCTGTTTATGGGGCTAACGGTTAGTGCCGAAGAAATCCTCAGAGACCGAAGAATCTTAAAACGAGAGGCATTTTTGAACCTAAGCCGGCAAAGCTATTTGCTCTCCAAAATCCTAATCCTTTTTGTGGTTTCGGCTATCCAAACATTTTCTTTTGTGATCATTGGAAATACAGTACTTTCACTGAGCGACATGACGGTAGATTATTGGTTAGTGCTCTTTACTGTATCTTGTTTTGCCAATATGCTGGGGCTAAATATCTCAGCGACATTTGATTCTGCGGTTACGATCTATATTTTGATACCGATTTTATTGATTCCACAAATTATTTTAAGTGGTGTAATTGTTCGTTTTGATAAGCTAAATCCTGCTATCGCTTCCGTAGGAAGTGTGCCATTAGCCGGAGAAATGATGGCTTCCCGTTGGGCTTATGAAGCCTTAGCCGTAAACCAGTTTAAAAGTAATGACTATGAAAAAAACTTCTATACCATAGAAAAACGCATGAGTGAAGCTCAATACAAACAAAATTATTGGCTGCGAAAATTAGAATCTAAAATAGATTTTTGTTTAGACCACATTCAAGACCCGAAAGAAAAAAATACCGTAACACAATATCTTTCTTTAATCAAAGAGGAACTTACCCGCGAACTTTCGCGTTTTAGTGGTCAAAAATTCCCATTCTTAGAAGACCTAACACCTGAAAAATTTACCGAAAAAACTGCCCAAGATGCCCGCGAAGTATTTACTGCATTACACAAGCTATACTCCAAAAAATTTAATGAAGCTAATGCAGATAAAGACAAAAAAATCCAAGAATTGGGTGAAGGAAATTCCGAAAAATTCCTTGAAATTAAAATGAAAAACCACAACGAAAGCCTTGCCGACTTAGTTACCAACAAAACAGATAATACCAAAATCTTAGAAATAGATAATAAACTGATTCAGCAAATGGATCCTATTTTCTTAGACCCCCAAAGCATCTCTAATCCATTAGACTTTCGTACCCATTTCTTCGCCCCAACCAAACATTTTTTAGGGAAATTATATGATACTTTTTCATTCAACCTCTTGTTTATTTGGGTTTTATCCGTTGTTATGTACATAACGCTGTATTTTGAAACCTTCCGTTGGTTGATAGATAAAGGTTCTAATTTAGCACAGCGTAAAAAATTTTAA
- a CDS encoding efflux RND transporter periplasmic adaptor subunit: protein MKSSFAEAALLIKLGLFGLIFTWGCSNADKDLKNTPQKGQGKPPSVIVQVMSPELVSNELEFGGAVSPGEFVEIRPEISGRIVYLNTEVEGKSVSTGTVLAKLNAAEYEAQLKRSLAQQEFSQKTEARAKNLIETKAITQQEYDAALQSKETAAADVLYYQAMIEKTIIKAPFSGVVGLRAVSNGAYITPTTVLTTLQQTNPIKIDFTVPERYLAYVQIGQTVKIEIDSKQYTARIAAVDTRLENNSRNLRVRALLQQNAVLPAGGYVRVVITPKPEPSFWLPTAAILPDAKSKQVIRVKNNTAEMVNIQTGIRSENKIEILSGIQTGDSIVVSGMMFVRPNKPVLVSQTSKNNPE, encoded by the coding sequence ATGAAATCATCTTTTGCGGAAGCAGCCCTTTTGATAAAGTTAGGACTTTTCGGTCTTATTTTTACTTGGGGTTGTAGTAATGCTGATAAAGACCTCAAAAATACCCCCCAAAAAGGACAGGGAAAACCACCCTCGGTAATCGTTCAAGTAATGTCTCCCGAACTCGTTTCTAATGAGTTAGAATTTGGCGGTGCCGTTTCTCCGGGAGAATTTGTAGAAATCCGCCCAGAAATATCTGGAAGAATTGTCTATCTAAATACAGAGGTAGAGGGAAAATCAGTATCTACCGGAACTGTCTTGGCGAAGCTAAACGCCGCCGAATATGAAGCACAACTCAAACGATCTTTAGCCCAACAAGAATTTTCTCAAAAAACGGAAGCACGCGCCAAAAACTTGATAGAAACGAAAGCTATTACGCAGCAAGAATATGATGCAGCTCTCCAAAGCAAAGAAACTGCTGCCGCAGACGTTTTGTACTACCAAGCTATGATAGAAAAAACAATCATAAAAGCTCCTTTTTCCGGCGTAGTAGGGCTTCGAGCTGTCAGTAACGGCGCTTATATAACCCCAACAACGGTTTTAACTACCTTACAACAAACGAACCCAATAAAAATCGACTTCACCGTCCCAGAACGTTACTTAGCTTACGTTCAGATTGGGCAGACTGTAAAAATAGAGATTGATTCTAAGCAATATACAGCACGCATTGCGGCGGTGGACACTAGGTTAGAAAACAACTCTCGTAATCTGCGCGTCCGTGCGTTGCTCCAGCAGAACGCCGTATTACCCGCCGGAGGGTATGTCCGGGTGGTCATAACGCCCAAACCAGAACCCTCTTTCTGGTTGCCTACAGCAGCTATTTTGCCGGATGCCAAAAGCAAACAAGTAATTCGGGTCAAAAATAACACTGCCGAAATGGTGAATATCCAAACCGGAATCCGATCCGAAAATAAAATCGAAATCCTAAGCGGAATCCAAACCGGAGACTCTATTGTAGTCAGCGGAATGATGTTTGTAAGACCCAACAAACCTGTTTTGGTTTCGCAAACCAGCAAAAATAATCCCGAATAG